CAATCATAAACACGTTTGATGATGACCCTTCTGTTACAGTCTCATCTCTGTGCAGAATTGCTTCAAAACCGCCCTTAGAGACTGCTTCCTGTTTTGCAAGCAGGTTGCCGAGTAAGTTCAGACTCTTAATATCACATCTGAGCCACCTCACATCCGGTGTAGTAATTGCTTTTACCCCTGCACTCATATCACCGACAGGACGTGCTACTTCTTTTGTATAAGCAGTCAGCACAGCATTTTGTTCCTCAGGGAAATGGTGCTGTCTTGATGATGCGCCTCTTGTTACCTGCAGATAGATAATGCCTGTATCCAGGTTGTTATCTGTCATGAGCTTTTCAAGTCTTGCTGTTAATTCCTCTAATGTAAAAGGCAGTGTAAGAAAGATTTTTTCTGCTGATTCGAATAATCTTGTCAGGTGCTCTTTTGCTGTAAACATCTTACCGCCATATACTCTGACTACTTCATATACGCCATCACCAAACTGATAGCCGCGATCCTCAATATCCACTGTGCCATTCACGCGGTCTAAAAACTGATCATTAACAAGAATTGTACCCATACTGATCTCCCTCTCTATGATTGCTTCTCACATGCAAGCTGATAAATGGCTTCTGCATAGATTGCAGTCGCTTTTAATAAGTCTTCTATTTCAATATATTCATCTTTCTGATGCGCAACATCTTCTCTTCCAGGGAATAGCGCTCCAAATGCCACTCCATTTTCAAGTGAGCGTGCATAAGTGCCTCCGCCGATTGCGAGCAGCTCACCCTGCTTGCCTGTCTGCTTTTCATATACAGATAAAAGCGTCTGGACAAAAGGATCATTTCCATCTACGTGATGCGGCTTTGAGTTATCTTTCACATTCACGCTGATATAATATTGCTCCATTTCACTGATCAGCCATTTAAGCTTATCATCCATGTCATACGTGACAGGATAACGGATGTTCAGTCCAAAAAATGCTTCATCTTCATCATAGCGGATCAGTCCAGTATTTAACGTGAGGTCACCGCTAATGTCATCTTTTCCGGCAATACCAAGCGCAATGCCTCTTGAATTATTATACAAATATTTGTCTGCAAATGCGGCAAACGTTCTGGCTCTTGCATCAAGCTCAAAACGCTTTAAAAATCTTAACAGCAGAATGCCGGCATTTACACCGTGATCGGGTTCCATTGCGTGTGCTGATTTGCCGTGCAGTTCCATTGTCAGAAGACCGCTTTTCACGTAAAAGTCTCCTTCTAATTCATGCTCTTTTAGAAACTCCTCATATTCCTGCAGGAGATAGGTCTGTTCAGCATGTACAGTCAGCTCTGCTTTAGCGTAATCAGGAACCATATTATAGCGCTCACCGGAATGATAGGTGTGCATTTCAATTTTCGGCGCATGCTCATCCGGTTCATAGTCGGTGAGATGAAAATCTGCGTCCATTATTCCTTTTTCAGCATGAATGACAGGAAAATCTGCGTCCGGTGCAAAACCGATCGTTGGCATTTCCTCTTTTTCAAAATAATGATCGACACAGCGCCAGTCACTTTCTTCATCTGTACCAATAATCATCCGGACTCTTTTATTGAGTTTAAGTCCAAGTTCATCAATAATTTTCATCGCATAATAAGCGGCGATCGTCGGCCCCTTATCATCAATGGCACCGCGTCCATAAAGTCTGCCATTTTCAATCGCGCCTTCAAACGGCTCGTATGTCCACCCATTGCCGGCTGGTACAACGTCTACGTGACATAAAATCCCGAGCAGGTCATCTCCTTCACCCATTTCAAGGTGACCGGCAATATGACCGACATTTTTACTGGTAAATCCGGACGCTTCACCTGCATCCAGTAAGTACTCAAGTGCCCGCTTAACCTCTTTGCCAAGAGGCGCCTTTTCATCTGCGTCTGATTCATCAAGGACGCTTGGAATGGCAATAAGCTGCTGCAGTTCTTTTAATATGTCGTCTTTTCTTTTATCAACTTCATCCATCCAGCTGATCGTCACGGCATTCACCCCGTTCTTTGATAATGGTCCTATTATAGAACATTTCCACAGTGGAATCACCATGAAATTTGATTCAGATGAAATAGAGGACGAGGAAAATAGTATATGGAATCACTGTAATCAGGTCCGTTTTACGCTTAATTTTAAAATAAGCGTCTATTGATTTATATTTCACTCCGATTGCATGCTGATCGATCAGTTGTGACCACATCTGCTGACTGACAGAAATCGTACCGAATGCCAAAAAGGCTACGATGATCACGTATGCCCAGCCTGATGGAACAAAAACAGCTGAAGCACCCGCTGCACCAATCAGCCTAAGGACGATATAAGTATACTCCCTATTCCTTGCATAATGCTTGATGAAGAGCTCAGCCATTGCTTTTTGAGGTCCGGGATTTTTAAAGATCCTGCCTGATTTTCTAAAAAACCATGGTTTTGTGCGGTTTCTCGCTTTAGGTGGTGTCTCTACTTCATAGGACATAGAAAACATCTTCTTAATAAATCTGGTTTTGTACCCGCGTTCTTTTATTCCATGATCCAGAATTCTGCCTGGAGAAAGCAGACTGTTTTTCAGCAGAGCAGGCAGCACTGCAATGAAAATCATAAGTGGTAAAGCCGCAACTATTGGCATCGTCAGGCTGAGCCAGGTAATGAAAAATGTACTTAAAATGATCGCAAGCCCAATAGAAATCACAATCACCCTTAACCGCCAGCCTTTGAATCTCAGCCACGCAAAGTAAAACATTGATTTACCAAAGACTTTAATCGCAGTTGCTGAAAGCCAGAATGCAATGATATCAACCGGAGCTGCCAGTAAAAAGTCAATCAAAAATGGCAGTAATAGAAAAATGATCACACCAGTTTCTAAAAATGAAAATAACAGATTATAGATAAAACTTTTTTTCAAAAGCGATGCAACCTGCTCTCTTTTTTTGACGAGAAAGACACTATCCGCTTCATACAAAAAAGTGCGCCATTTGGATGAAAGCATCGTCACAGCCATGACAAGTGCTGCCAATCTCCAGTCGAACCAACTGAACCAGACGGGTTGCTCCAGCCAGAGAGACCTGTAAAAAAGTCCGCTGAAAAAGATTGTTGGCAAAATTAAATAAACAATAACCGTCCAGTCAATGGCCGTTTTAATAATGCCGTATTGATAGTTAAAATCTTTATGTATTCTTGTGCGCAAAAGTCCCTTCATATTACTCAGCCTCCGGAATACAACCGTAAAGATCCTCCGCACCATAACCTTCAAGCACTTCCTGCAGCGTACCGTATGCTGAACTTGTCCCTTCAGAAATAATAATAAATCTATCACCTATTTTCTCTGCTGTATCAAGAATATGTGTACACATCAAAATACCGGCACCTCTTTTACGCTCTTCCTGAATCAGTTTCATAAACAGCTTCACCGCTGACGGATCCAGCCCCATAAAAGGCTCATCAATAATCCACAATGACGGTTTTGTCAAAAGTGCGAGTAGCAGCATCGCTTTTTGCTGCATCCCTTTTGAAAATGTTCCCGGTAATTCATGAAGTACTTTTTTCAGCTGAAATTTTTCGAGCCATTCCTCTGCCCTCGGCTTCCATTCAGCTTCCGGCATTTCTTCAATATCAGCAATAAATTGCAGATGCTCCTGAAGCGTTAATTCATCATAAAAGACAGGCCGCTCCGGTATAAATGAATAGCGGATGTTTTTTTGAAATACTACTTCTCCTTCTAAAAATGGCAGCTGACCCATGATGGCTTTTAATGTCGTGCTTTTCCCTGCACCGTTAGATCCGATCATTATTAATAATTCTCCGGAAGTCAAATGGAAATCAATGTCCCTGATCACCGGTTGATTCGGCTGATAACTTCCTGATTGAATATGTACATGAAGCATTTTCTCACATCCTTTTAAATAATTACGAATGATCATGAGAAAAGTTTCCATTAACCTTAATAACGAACGATTTTGAAATAACTATGTTAATAGTTTGTAAATGGGTAGAAAAGGGTAGAAATTTATTTAAATGGGGTGTACAATGAAATTGTCAGACAATAACGATTGTCGAAAAAGAATGAAAAGGGGCTGTCGTCAGGCATCCAATTTTACTTCTATCAATAATTGAACTGTCAACCGTCGTCAATGCCATGGAAAAAAGATGAGGGAGTGGTTTTTTGAAACCAACTACGAACAGAATGCTGACGCGTATCAAATCTGTCTATATGTTCATTAAAGAAAATGGAACAGTGACTACAAATGATTTGGTAGATGAATTCGGCATTACACCTCGCACCATTCAAAGGGATTTGAATGTGTTAGCCTATAACGATTTAGTGACAAGTCCTAGTCGGGGCAAATGGACAACGACAGAAAAGAAAGTTAAAATTTCATAAATTGAAAGTATAAAAGAGCAGCGTATGTACGCTGCTCTTGTTTTGTGTCTCAAATGAAAACCGCGGTCACGGGAGAGGACTACGCTTTCCTGCCCCCGGGCGGTGAGCCTCCTCAGGCTTCGCCTTGCGGGGTCTCACCTGTCCCTTCCTGGGGCGGGAGTCTCCGTCCTCTCCCGTGACCGCTCAGTTTGTCTTTGTAACTACTTGCTTGACCGATTTTTCAATTGTGTAAGTTCTTCCACTGTTAATTCGCGGTACTCACCAGGGTCAAGGTTTTGATCCAGTTCCAGCGGGCCCATGGATCGTCTTTTGAGGAATGTGACTTCTTTGCCGACTGCCTGGAACATTCGTTTGACCTGATGGAATTTGCCTTCTGTGATCGTCAGTTCGATTTCTGAGGTTTCGCCTGCTGATAAGATGACAAGTTCACCAGGCTTTGTTTTGTAGCCGTCGTCTAATGTGACGCCTTCTTTGAAAGCCTTGATATCGTCTTCTGTCACTGTGCCATTGATACGAGCAAAATACGTTTTGGCTACGTGTTTCTTTGGTGAAAGTAGGTCATGTGACAGGCCGCCGTCATTTGTCAGCAGCAGAAAGCCTTCTGTATCTTTATCAAGACGGCCGACCGGGAATGGTTCGAACAGGTGATATTCAGGATCAATCAGATCAATCACCGTTTCATGCATTCCGTCTTCAGTTGCAGAGATCACGCCCTGGGGTTTATTCATCATCAGATAGATAAATTCACGGTAGTGAACCTCTTCCCCGTTCACACTCACTGTCTGTTTTTCAGGGTTCACCTGATGCTTT
This region of Jeotgalibacillus malaysiensis genomic DNA includes:
- a CDS encoding DeoR family transcriptional regulator, which translates into the protein MKPTTNRMLTRIKSVYMFIKENGTVTTNDLVDEFGITPRTIQRDLNVLAYNDLVTSPSRGKWTTTEKKVKIS
- a CDS encoding RNA pseudouridine synthase, giving the protein MRLDKLLSNMGYGSRKEMKKWLKSGSVTVDGKPVKDGKHQVNPEKQTVSVNGEEVHYREFIYLMMNKPQGVISATEDGMHETVIDLIDPEYHLFEPFPVGRLDKDTEGFLLLTNDGGLSHDLLSPKKHVAKTYFARINGTVTEDDIKAFKEGVTLDDGYKTKPGELVILSAGETSEIELTITEGKFHQVKRMFQAVGKEVTFLKRRSMGPLELDQNLDPGEYRELTVEELTQLKNRSSK
- a CDS encoding D-alanine aminotransferase, whose protein sequence is MGTILVNDQFLDRVNGTVDIEDRGYQFGDGVYEVVRVYGGKMFTAKEHLTRLFESAEKIFLTLPFTLEELTARLEKLMTDNNLDTGIIYLQVTRGASSRQHHFPEEQNAVLTAYTKEVARPVGDMSAGVKAITTPDVRWLRCDIKSLNLLGNLLAKQEAVSKGGFEAILHRDETVTEGSSSNVFMIANDTMYTHPATNLILNGITRREIIKLCANIGLNVEEKAFTLDELYNAEEVFMASTTAEVMPLTLVNDQQIAGGTPGSWTRKLQEAFEEAVEKQCGALTETITL
- a CDS encoding multidrug ABC transporter ATP-binding protein; amino-acid sequence: MLHVHIQSGSYQPNQPVIRDIDFHLTSGELLIMIGSNGAGKSTTLKAIMGQLPFLEGEVVFQKNIRYSFIPERPVFYDELTLQEHLQFIADIEEMPEAEWKPRAEEWLEKFQLKKVLHELPGTFSKGMQQKAMLLLALLTKPSLWIIDEPFMGLDPSAVKLFMKLIQEERKRGAGILMCTHILDTAEKIGDRFIIISEGTSSAYGTLQEVLEGYGAEDLYGCIPEAE
- a CDS encoding diguanylate cyclase, whose amino-acid sequence is MTISWMDEVDKRKDDILKELQQLIAIPSVLDESDADEKAPLGKEVKRALEYLLDAGEASGFTSKNVGHIAGHLEMGEGDDLLGILCHVDVVPAGNGWTYEPFEGAIENGRLYGRGAIDDKGPTIAAYYAMKIIDELGLKLNKRVRMIIGTDEESDWRCVDHYFEKEEMPTIGFAPDADFPVIHAEKGIMDADFHLTDYEPDEHAPKIEMHTYHSGERYNMVPDYAKAELTVHAEQTYLLQEYEEFLKEHELEGDFYVKSGLLTMELHGKSAHAMEPDHGVNAGILLLRFLKRFELDARARTFAAFADKYLYNNSRGIALGIAGKDDISGDLTLNTGLIRYDEDEAFFGLNIRYPVTYDMDDKLKWLISEMEQYYISVNVKDNSKPHHVDGNDPFVQTLLSVYEKQTGKQGELLAIGGGTYARSLENGVAFGALFPGREDVAHQKDEYIEIEDLLKATAIYAEAIYQLACEKQS